One Methanohalophilus mahii DSM 5219 genomic window carries:
- a CDS encoding 23S rRNA (uridine(2552)-2'-O)-methyltransferase: MARHRRDTYYWRAKAEGYRSRAAYKLQQINKKFNVIREDSDVVDLGAAPGGWLEVARELTKRKVVGVDILRIKPMDRITIIRGDITREETVSQIKEAVGEDGADAVICDAAPNLSGNWNLDHARSIALAESALECATRILKPQGNFVVKVFQGDMFKEYLDKVRGEFTYVRAHSPEASRSESAEIYVVGKKFLTAPIRKGEEYDVVIERMGSGGDGTAFVEGFVVFICDTEKGEKVRIKVRDVKPNFAFADVIQRLESPEEEEK; this comes from the coding sequence ATGGCAAGGCATAGAAGAGATACATATTACTGGCGTGCAAAAGCCGAAGGTTATCGCTCAAGAGCAGCGTACAAACTCCAGCAGATTAACAAGAAATTTAATGTAATCAGAGAAGACAGTGATGTCGTAGACCTCGGAGCCGCTCCCGGTGGGTGGCTTGAAGTCGCAAGAGAGCTGACGAAAAGGAAAGTTGTCGGTGTAGACATATTGCGCATCAAGCCAATGGACAGAATAACCATCATCCGCGGCGACATAACCCGGGAAGAGACTGTAAGCCAGATCAAGGAAGCAGTAGGGGAAGATGGAGCAGATGCTGTTATATGTGATGCTGCACCCAATCTTTCAGGAAACTGGAACCTTGATCATGCACGCTCCATCGCTTTGGCCGAATCAGCACTTGAATGTGCAACCCGCATCCTTAAACCGCAGGGAAATTTTGTTGTAAAAGTATTCCAGGGAGATATGTTCAAGGAATACCTGGATAAAGTAAGAGGCGAATTTACATATGTTCGGGCCCATTCGCCAGAGGCTTCAAGGTCAGAAAGTGCGGAAATATATGTCGTAGGCAAAAAATTCCTTACCGCACCAATCAGGAAAGGGGAAGAATATGACGTTGTTATCGAAAGAATGGGATCCGGTGGCGACGGTACTGCTTTTGTGGAAGGATTTGTAGTATTCATCTGTGATACTGAAAAAGGAGAAAAAGTGCGCATAAAGGTAAGAGATGTAAAACCCAATTTTGCTTTTGCAGATGTTATACAGAGACTGGAAAGTCCTGAAGAAGAAGAAAAATGA
- a CDS encoding DUF7109 family protein — MIMISIEELSGIIDVLGAATVHEITCTAQEVTYARDYEPPIEKDILNMCEKACSRHFLEKVTCEEIIGMENTEVAVYFILGPDAFPEYPQELSDALDLLGYEKRELDMGKVATRFKRRLKMRTTHLENLINEVQTPAEPEYIQELEQKYMDLVNIYYDFDSWVPDALTEIEENIFSLSAQIEELKEA; from the coding sequence ATGATCATGATTTCAATCGAAGAACTTTCCGGGATTATTGATGTCCTCGGAGCCGCCACAGTACACGAGATAACCTGCACTGCCCAGGAGGTCACCTATGCAAGGGATTATGAACCCCCTATAGAGAAAGATATACTCAATATGTGTGAAAAGGCCTGCTCCAGGCATTTCCTGGAAAAGGTAACCTGTGAAGAAATAATAGGGATGGAAAACACAGAAGTGGCGGTATATTTTATTCTGGGGCCAGATGCATTTCCTGAATACCCACAGGAATTGAGTGATGCACTTGATTTGCTTGGTTACGAAAAAAGAGAACTTGACATGGGAAAAGTAGCAACCCGCTTTAAAAGAAGGTTGAAGATGAGAACCACACATCTGGAGAACCTGATCAATGAAGTGCAAACCCCTGCAGAACCTGAATACATACAGGAGCTGGAGCAAAAATACATGGACCTTGTGAATATTTACTACGATTTTGATTCATGGGTCCCTGATGCACTCACTGAGATAGAAGAAAATATATTCTCATTGAGTGCACAAATAGAGGAACTCAAAGAGGCATAA
- the coaBC gene encoding bifunctional phosphopantothenoylcysteine decarboxylase/phosphopantothenate--cysteine ligase CoaBC, with translation MHSTLWIKGTKSKSLEGKTVVLAVTGSIAAVRVVELARELIRNGANVYAVMSEAATRILHPDALHYATGHEVITDITGGVEHVGMCGLQGMADLLLIAPATANTISKIAMGIDDTPVTTFATTAIGSGVATIVVPAMHQSMYDHPAVNSNLEKLGSYGISLVGPRVEEGIAKIAPNDDIVLAVERELMGKKLAGKKIVLTSGATAEAIDPIRIITNRASGKTGQELAREAFRRGGDVTIIHRNELDADGINEVYAESAASMLDSCMEEIGRGCDVFISSAAISDYTLDSLGSKIKSGQKLILEMHPTEKILPQVRSNYPAIVTVGFKAETGVGEKELVGSATRMLEEYGLDMVVANDVMAGGMGTSENSIYILQDESSASHYSGSKRYLASIIMDRVEQILL, from the coding sequence ATGCATTCTACACTATGGATCAAAGGAACTAAAAGTAAATCCCTTGAGGGAAAGACCGTTGTGCTGGCAGTTACTGGCAGTATTGCAGCCGTACGTGTTGTGGAACTGGCACGTGAACTAATACGCAACGGTGCAAATGTCTATGCTGTGATGAGTGAAGCGGCAACGCGTATTCTCCATCCTGATGCATTACATTATGCCACCGGTCATGAAGTGATTACGGATATAACCGGGGGAGTGGAGCATGTGGGAATGTGCGGACTGCAGGGTATGGCAGATCTCTTATTGATAGCTCCGGCAACGGCGAATACTATAAGCAAAATTGCAATGGGGATTGATGACACACCTGTAACGACTTTTGCAACTACTGCTATTGGTAGTGGGGTGGCCACAATAGTTGTACCTGCAATGCATCAATCGATGTATGATCATCCTGCAGTGAATTCCAATCTCGAAAAACTTGGAAGTTATGGTATCAGTCTAGTTGGTCCCCGTGTAGAGGAAGGGATTGCCAAGATAGCTCCAAATGATGATATTGTCCTGGCAGTTGAACGTGAACTTATGGGTAAAAAACTTGCAGGCAAGAAAATAGTGCTGACATCCGGTGCAACTGCTGAAGCTATTGATCCTATCCGTATAATCACAAACAGGGCTTCCGGTAAAACAGGTCAGGAATTGGCCAGGGAGGCTTTCCGGCGGGGGGGAGATGTTACAATAATCCACAGGAATGAACTGGATGCGGATGGTATAAATGAGGTTTATGCAGAAAGTGCAGCCAGTATGCTGGATAGTTGCATGGAAGAAATAGGCAGGGGTTGTGATGTATTCATAAGTTCGGCTGCGATTTCGGATTATACACTTGATTCTTTGGGGTCCAAAATAAAATCAGGCCAGAAGCTTATCCTCGAAATGCATCCCACTGAAAAGATTTTGCCACAGGTAAGAAGTAATTATCCTGCAATAGTGACTGTGGGATTTAAAGCTGAAACTGGTGTTGGTGAAAAAGAGCTTGTGGGAAGTGCGACCCGTATGCTTGAAGAATACGGCCTTGATATGGTCGTTGCCAATGATGTGATGGCAGGTGGAATGGGCACCTCTGAAAATTCCATATATATCCTGCAGGATGAATCGTCAGCATCTCATTATAGTGGTTCCAAACGTTATCTTGCATCTATAATAATGGACCGGGTTGAGCAAATCCTGTTGTGA
- a CDS encoding pantoate kinase: protein MDPRQKCVTCFAPGHITGFFTIHDNDDPAFKGTTGCGIVLNRGVTAKVCVGPDITGTEIFLNGSKKQASVTSHLVASLSCEPVRIESHADIPVGCGFGASGAGALAISYCLNDLFSLGLTQNEIVEAAHIAEVVGGGGLGDVEAQAYGGPVIRKRPAPITKGGLLDRIVSPSFSVHCVVLGKLSTKTTLADSSVTGKINIAGKTAMKNLLQSPTIEEFMRQSRSFSFELGLLSKGAEDIIEAVENVGGFASQAMLGDAVFAVAGPECTDTAIWEVMSEFGTVFSSTVAGTD, encoded by the coding sequence ATGGATCCAAGACAAAAATGTGTAACATGCTTTGCTCCTGGCCATATCACAGGTTTTTTCACAATCCATGATAACGATGATCCGGCCTTTAAGGGCACTACAGGTTGCGGTATAGTTCTTAACAGAGGGGTCACTGCAAAAGTATGTGTGGGTCCTGATATTACAGGGACAGAGATTTTCCTGAATGGTTCAAAGAAGCAAGCATCTGTAACTTCCCATCTGGTTGCCTCCCTCTCCTGTGAACCCGTAAGGATAGAATCCCATGCTGATATCCCTGTTGGCTGTGGTTTTGGTGCTTCCGGTGCAGGTGCACTGGCAATTTCCTATTGCTTAAATGATCTTTTCTCATTGGGCCTGACACAAAATGAAATCGTGGAAGCCGCCCATATTGCCGAAGTTGTAGGGGGAGGCGGGCTGGGCGATGTGGAAGCTCAGGCATACGGTGGACCTGTCATCAGGAAAAGACCTGCTCCGATTACAAAAGGAGGCCTGCTGGATCGCATCGTTTCTCCCTCTTTTAGTGTACACTGTGTGGTTCTGGGAAAGTTGTCTACAAAAACGACCCTTGCCGATTCCTCTGTGACTGGAAAGATCAATATTGCAGGCAAAACCGCAATGAAAAACTTGCTACAGAGTCCGACCATTGAAGAATTTATGCGCCAATCCCGCAGTTTTAGTTTTGAACTGGGCCTTTTGAGCAAGGGTGCAGAAGATATTATAGAGGCTGTGGAAAATGTCGGTGGCTTTGCTTCACAGGCTATGCTTGGAGATGCGGTTTTTGCGGTTGCTGGCCCGGAGTGTACAGATACTGCCATCTGGGAAGTGATGAGTGAATTCGGAACAGTATTTAGCAGCACGGTTGCAGGTACTGATTAA
- a CDS encoding DMT family transporter, translating into MIPVELMAIFFGLASAVSWGAGDFTGGCASRRTNVYSVVLVTQIVGVVLFPILAFVFSENLPPLSKLVWGCLAGFFGTSGLLALYQGLVEGKMGIVAPVAAVISAIVPVIYSAFYEGFPEILRIAGFIFAFIAVWFIVSMDNGPKVKINDLKYPLIAGMGFGLFFISIDNFSETAIFWPLAFARGTALLMFLVFVILTGSVKVKPPSIDVLPVIVLAGLFNTGGGTFFALASEAGRLDITTILSSLSPGATVLLAYFILKEKLAPRQWLGVASALFAIILMSI; encoded by the coding sequence ATGATCCCTGTTGAACTTATGGCAATCTTTTTTGGTCTAGCATCTGCCGTTTCCTGGGGAGCAGGAGATTTCACCGGTGGTTGTGCTTCAAGGAGGACAAACGTATATTCAGTTGTTCTGGTAACCCAGATCGTAGGAGTTGTACTTTTCCCCATACTTGCATTTGTTTTCTCAGAGAATCTGCCCCCATTAAGTAAATTGGTATGGGGATGTCTGGCAGGTTTTTTTGGAACATCCGGATTGTTAGCCCTTTATCAGGGATTGGTTGAAGGAAAAATGGGTATAGTTGCTCCGGTGGCTGCAGTGATATCTGCCATCGTCCCGGTAATTTACTCTGCATTTTATGAAGGATTTCCGGAAATCCTGCGAATTGCAGGATTCATTTTTGCTTTTATCGCAGTGTGGTTTATTGTCAGTATGGATAACGGGCCAAAAGTCAAAATAAATGACCTGAAGTATCCTCTGATTGCGGGAATGGGGTTTGGACTCTTTTTTATATCCATAGATAATTTCAGTGAAACTGCCATATTCTGGCCACTGGCCTTTGCCAGAGGAACAGCCCTATTAATGTTTTTAGTTTTTGTCATACTGACAGGATCAGTGAAAGTGAAACCCCCTTCCATTGACGTACTGCCCGTAATTGTTCTTGCAGGACTTTTCAATACCGGAGGAGGTACGTTCTTTGCACTGGCTTCAGAAGCGGGCAGGCTGGATATTACCACAATTCTATCCTCATTAAGCCCCGGTGCCACGGTACTGCTTGCATATTTCATACTAAAAGAAAAACTTGCCCCCAGACAGTGGTTAGGAGTAGCATCCGCCCTTTTTGCAATAATTCTTATGTCAATATGA